A single region of the Thermococcus paralvinellae genome encodes:
- the mtnA gene encoding S-methyl-5-thioribose-1-phosphate isomerase encodes MKLKYKPEELTKLPRSVEYKDKKVYLIDQKLLPWEFKVIHLSTVEQVAKAIKTMQVRGAPAIGAAAAFGLALYAERSKAETKDEFFDGFYRAYEILKNTRPTAVNLFWALNRIKNLVEEHREDSLDEIKRLIVEEAQRIADEDVEANLRMGHIGAEILPEGNVLTHCNAGSLATVHLGTVGAVLRVMHKEGKLNLLWVDETRPVLQGARLSAWEYHYDGIPLKLIADNMAGFVMQQGKVDAIIVGADRIVANGDFANKIGTYTLAVLAKEHGIPFFTVAPLSTIDMSLKSGKEIPIEERSREEVLTCGGCKIAPDVDVYNPAFDVTPHKYLTAIITDRGVVYPPFERNLKKLFEDLALEDKL; translated from the coding sequence ATGAAGCTTAAGTACAAACCAGAAGAACTTACAAAACTCCCGAGAAGCGTTGAGTATAAGGATAAAAAAGTTTACCTCATCGACCAAAAGCTTTTACCTTGGGAATTTAAGGTCATACATCTAAGCACTGTTGAGCAAGTTGCAAAAGCCATAAAGACAATGCAGGTGAGAGGCGCTCCCGCTATAGGAGCGGCAGCTGCTTTTGGTTTAGCCTTATATGCCGAGAGGAGCAAGGCAGAGACAAAGGATGAGTTTTTTGATGGCTTTTACAGGGCATATGAAATTCTGAAAAACACCCGCCCAACAGCGGTGAACCTTTTCTGGGCGTTGAATAGAATAAAAAATCTTGTCGAAGAACACAGAGAGGATAGCTTAGATGAAATAAAACGTTTGATAGTCGAAGAAGCTCAGAGAATAGCGGATGAGGATGTTGAGGCAAACCTGAGGATGGGACACATTGGAGCTGAAATTCTGCCAGAAGGGAATGTATTGACGCACTGTAACGCTGGAAGCCTAGCAACTGTTCATCTCGGCACTGTTGGCGCTGTTTTAAGAGTTATGCACAAAGAAGGAAAGCTCAACTTACTTTGGGTTGATGAAACAAGACCGGTTCTGCAGGGCGCTCGCTTATCTGCATGGGAATATCACTATGACGGTATTCCACTCAAGCTCATTGCCGACAATATGGCTGGCTTTGTGATGCAGCAGGGAAAAGTTGACGCTATAATTGTTGGCGCTGATAGAATCGTTGCAAACGGTGACTTTGCAAACAAGATTGGAACTTATACTTTGGCTGTATTAGCTAAGGAGCACGGGATTCCATTCTTTACAGTTGCACCGCTATCAACGATTGATATGAGCCTTAAGAGCGGCAAGGAGATACCAATTGAAGAGCGCAGCAGGGAGGAAGTGCTGACATGCGGCGGCTGTAAGATTGCTCCAGACGTTGATGTCTATAATCCAGCTTTTGATGTTACGCCTCACAAGTATCTGACGGCAATAATAACAGACAGAGGCGTTGTTTATCCTCCATTCGAGAGGAACTTGAAAAAGCTGTTTGAGGATTTGGCTTTGGAGGATAAACTTTAA
- a CDS encoding branched-chain amino acid ABC transporter substrate-binding protein, whose protein sequence is MMLKKTLALLFGFLILASAVPLSRAQTETTTSLNLVILVSDNEADYALAQKVAEYLNASIIVTPWGVYDPNVTSQIVARAPDLVLIIGGPAAVSEEYENDLQDLGIPYVRRWGANRYETNLAVLQYLFENYSELLKNVKVVIVYGEDITAIRKAENITGRAIIIYVDEDYLENQTQILQLLNATTVLIINTPYSENITERVRERVREKIKANVTYENTTITAEDALLAIQIAENKTMLAESLVANISIPAAEKLLENAKEHLEEAKEAYNETKYGRAYGLAIAAKSIAEVVIRMASEEKQIMLHNNETMKIEIKLEKLEDIVERLEELGFNVTEEKALLEQAEQAYENGDYALAKQLLEQLKELIRTKYHNEKELIRARWEEKEKHHREDKEHKEKNCHGECHHEDENEKEEEENS, encoded by the coding sequence ATGATGTTGAAAAAAACACTTGCTTTGTTGTTTGGATTTTTGATTTTAGCGAGTGCAGTGCCCCTTTCGAGAGCACAGACTGAGACAACCACCAGCTTAAATTTAGTGATTTTAGTAAGCGATAATGAAGCTGACTATGCATTAGCCCAGAAAGTTGCTGAATACTTAAACGCGTCAATAATTGTGACACCTTGGGGAGTTTATGACCCAAATGTTACATCTCAAATAGTTGCCAGAGCCCCAGATTTGGTGCTCATAATAGGAGGTCCAGCAGCAGTTTCAGAGGAGTATGAGAATGATCTTCAAGATCTTGGGATTCCCTATGTTAGAAGATGGGGAGCAAACAGATATGAGACAAACTTGGCGGTGCTCCAATACTTGTTTGAGAACTACTCAGAGCTCTTGAAAAATGTTAAAGTTGTTATTGTCTATGGTGAAGATATAACAGCAATCAGAAAGGCTGAGAACATAACTGGAAGAGCTATCATAATATATGTTGACGAAGATTATCTCGAAAACCAGACACAAATATTACAGTTGCTAAATGCTACAACGGTTCTCATAATTAACACTCCCTATTCCGAAAACATTACAGAAAGAGTTAGAGAAAGAGTGCGTGAAAAGATCAAGGCTAATGTGACATATGAAAACACAACAATAACTGCAGAAGATGCTCTACTCGCTATTCAGATCGCAGAGAACAAGACAATGCTTGCAGAATCATTGGTTGCAAACATCTCAATTCCAGCTGCTGAAAAACTGCTTGAAAATGCAAAAGAGCACTTGGAGGAGGCAAAAGAAGCCTACAACGAAACCAAATATGGAAGGGCATATGGGCTTGCAATTGCGGCTAAGTCCATTGCTGAAGTCGTAATTAGAATGGCTAGCGAAGAAAAACAGATAATGCTCCACAATAATGAGACAATGAAAATAGAAATTAAACTTGAGAAACTTGAAGATATCGTCGAGAGACTTGAAGAACTTGGGTTTAATGTTACAGAGGAGAAAGCACTGTTAGAACAAGCAGAACAAGCTTATGAAAACGGAGATTATGCATTAGCTAAGCAACTGCTAGAGCAACTTAAGGAGCTTATAAGAACAAAATATCACAATGAAAAAGAACTTATACGTGCAAGATGGGAAGAAAAGGAAAAGCACCACAGAGAAGACAAAGAGCACAAGGAAAAGAACTGCCATGGAGAATGTCACCATGAAGATGAAAATGAGAAAGAGGAAGAAGAAAACAGCTGA
- a CDS encoding ABC transporter ATP-binding protein: MLEVKITFSYGRREVLKDVKFSTQKERLLAVIGPNGAGKSTLLKCMVGILNPRGYVKLDKVNLLELKPKDRAKFITYVPQSSVPEFAFTIEEFVEMGAYATRGSVREALEKIGMWERRKEFVTNLSGGEYQLVLIARALAQGSEVILLDEPTSHLDINHALLIMDLLEELKREKIVIAVMHDLNLALQYSDEIILLNEGKVEWKGNVQELNPKILEKVYRVKAKIIEIGGKPVVLAEV; this comes from the coding sequence ATGCTTGAAGTCAAGATAACTTTCTCATATGGAAGGCGAGAAGTTTTGAAAGATGTAAAATTTTCCACTCAAAAGGAACGTCTTTTAGCAGTTATCGGACCTAATGGGGCGGGAAAATCAACTCTGCTTAAATGTATGGTTGGAATTCTCAATCCAAGAGGATACGTAAAACTTGATAAAGTCAATTTGCTTGAGCTAAAACCCAAAGATAGAGCAAAATTCATAACGTATGTCCCTCAAAGCTCTGTTCCTGAATTTGCCTTCACGATTGAGGAATTCGTTGAGATGGGGGCTTATGCTACAAGAGGTAGTGTAAGAGAGGCCCTAGAGAAAATCGGAATGTGGGAAAGGAGAAAGGAGTTTGTGACGAACCTAAGCGGGGGTGAGTATCAGCTCGTACTCATAGCGAGAGCCCTAGCACAGGGAAGCGAAGTTATCCTTTTGGATGAACCAACTTCTCACTTAGATATCAATCATGCACTCCTCATAATGGATTTATTAGAAGAGCTCAAAAGAGAAAAAATTGTTATTGCTGTTATGCACGACTTAAATTTGGCATTGCAGTACTCTGATGAAATTATTCTGCTGAATGAGGGGAAAGTTGAGTGGAAAGGGAATGTTCAGGAACTCAACCCGAAAATTTTAGAAAAGGTCTATAGGGTTAAAGCTAAGATAATTGAAATTGGAGGCAAACCAGTAGTTCTGGCAGAAGTCTAG
- a CDS encoding iron-containing alcohol dehydrogenase — protein sequence MQFFSLKTRIVLGEGSLSYIKSVAKKHSRILIFSSKSMRVHGFLNEAMNYVEDANAEVKAITGVPAEPSYEYVESIMPKVREFQPDLIIALGGGSVIDVAKAVKVFYDAPELKFEEVAFISRFEKPKPIPKLKTPLIAIPSTSGAGSEVSAASVLKKGDIKYNLVSFEIAPEFAILDPRLPRTMPKEVARNSGLDVLVHGIEAYTTTAATPFSDAMAIKAIKLVYKWLPLSVQGDEKAREEVHYAATMAGIAFLNARLGLCHSLSHKAAWIAPHGLLNAIFLPYVMEFNMRSEYARKRYAEIARELGFNTAQELIEVIKEFNEMLGVPKLSELVSEEEFLSKLDEMSEKAYHDPLINFNPVEPSVEEIKELYKRAFYGE from the coding sequence ATGCAGTTCTTTAGCTTAAAGACGAGGATAGTTTTAGGGGAAGGGAGCTTAAGCTACATAAAGAGCGTTGCAAAAAAGCACAGCAGAATTTTGATATTCTCAAGCAAATCAATGAGAGTTCACGGGTTTTTAAATGAGGCAATGAACTATGTGGAAGATGCAAATGCAGAGGTTAAAGCAATAACAGGAGTTCCAGCAGAGCCGAGCTATGAATACGTCGAGAGTATAATGCCAAAGGTCAGAGAGTTCCAGCCTGATTTAATCATTGCTCTTGGTGGAGGGAGTGTAATTGACGTGGCAAAGGCAGTTAAGGTTTTCTATGATGCCCCAGAGCTTAAGTTTGAGGAGGTTGCATTCATAAGCCGCTTTGAGAAGCCAAAGCCAATCCCTAAGCTTAAGACTCCATTAATAGCAATCCCTTCAACGAGCGGAGCTGGGAGTGAGGTTTCAGCAGCGAGTGTTCTTAAAAAAGGAGATATTAAATACAACTTGGTAAGCTTTGAAATTGCTCCAGAGTTTGCAATTCTCGATCCAAGGTTACCGAGGACAATGCCAAAAGAAGTTGCAAGGAACAGTGGACTGGATGTTCTAGTGCACGGAATTGAAGCTTATACAACAACCGCAGCGACACCTTTCAGCGATGCAATGGCAATCAAAGCCATAAAGCTCGTCTACAAGTGGCTGCCACTTTCAGTTCAAGGCGATGAAAAGGCAAGAGAGGAAGTCCACTACGCAGCAACAATGGCTGGAATAGCTTTTCTTAATGCCCGCTTAGGCTTGTGTCACAGCTTAAGCCATAAAGCAGCTTGGATTGCTCCTCACGGCTTGTTAAATGCGATATTCTTGCCCTATGTTATGGAGTTCAACATGAGGAGCGAATATGCAAGAAAACGCTATGCAGAGATAGCAAGAGAGCTTGGCTTTAACACTGCTCAAGAGCTGATTGAAGTCATCAAAGAGTTCAATGAGATGCTTGGAGTTCCAAAGCTGAGTGAACTTGTAAGTGAAGAAGAATTCCTTTCAAAGCTTGACGAAATGAGCGAAAAAGCTTATCACGATCCGCTGATAAACTTCAACCCAGTTGAGCCAAGCGTTGAGGAAATAAAAGAGCTGTATAAGAGAGCCTTCTATGGTGAGTAA
- a CDS encoding NTPase, which produces MVSMKIFVTGMPGIGKTTLVLKIAEELQKRGFKVGGMITQEVRKNGKRVGFKIKALDINEEGILAWVGEGFPRVGKYVVNVEDLNRIGVSAIGRAIQNADIIIIDEIGAMEFKSREFAKAVEEALKSEKPLLATLHRRWVDKFRDKGELYVLTVENREKIREEILHELLKVLES; this is translated from the coding sequence GTGGTATCTATGAAAATCTTTGTAACAGGAATGCCAGGTATTGGAAAAACAACCCTCGTTCTCAAAATTGCTGAAGAACTCCAAAAGAGAGGTTTTAAAGTTGGAGGCATGATAACACAGGAAGTTAGAAAGAATGGAAAAAGGGTTGGATTTAAGATTAAAGCGCTTGATATTAACGAGGAGGGCATTTTAGCATGGGTTGGTGAGGGTTTTCCGAGGGTTGGGAAGTATGTTGTGAACGTTGAAGATTTGAATAGGATTGGTGTTTCTGCAATAGGGAGGGCGATTCAGAATGCAGATATTATAATCATTGACGAAATTGGTGCAATGGAATTTAAGAGCAGAGAGTTTGCAAAAGCTGTGGAAGAAGCATTAAAAAGTGAAAAACCCTTACTGGCAACTCTGCATAGGAGATGGGTGGATAAATTCAGAGACAAAGGGGAGCTCTATGTCTTAACAGTGGAGAATAGGGAAAAGATAAGAGAGGAAATTCTACATGAGCTCTTAAAAGTCCTAGAATCCTAG
- a CDS encoding DEAD/DEAH box helicase translates to MHILLRKAIEEKFGRLNELQLRAFSEISSGKSVLIIAPTGSGKTEAAVLPVLDAILKNELKPISALYIAPIKALNRDLLERLEWWEAKTGIRVEVRHGDTSAYKKAKQTKNPPHLLIITPETLGVILAMKSLRAYLKNVKFVIVDEIAELVDNKRGVQLILGLERLAEIAEFQRIGLSATIGNEEEIKEWLKADVIVKPSLKKEYSVKVLFPSPDERDLKLAEKLKLPVDVAARLRVLWDIVEKHERALIFTNTRQFAEILAHRLKAWGKPVEVHHGSLSKDARIQAEKSLKEGKIKALVCTSSMELGIDIGDVDVVIQYMSPRQVNRLIQRIGRARHRLGEVSKGYIITANVEDYLESLVIAQRAIEGKLERVKPYENALDVLAHFVVGLLIEYRHLPKDKPFEIAKRAYPYRNLKWEDYEGVLNLLQEAHLIGYDEDKGVLFLRRGTYSYYYENLSTIPDEISYRVFDVSSGHIIGRLDESFVMDLEEGMEFIMHGRSWILLGIDEEAKLLKVRESKSLESAIPSWEGEMIPVPLEVTLDVGRLKRELLFDHERAKRIIKDVEFNEKELRKAKEILERQEPLSTDRDVGIESLPKALVIHADFGNQVNEAIGRFVWSFLSMRYGKVFTMRAQAHAIVFKTPFQLNPSEVKSYLLQDGRVLPFVISKSLRESTVYRWRMLNVAKRIGALRREAKIRRVERLFEGTIIEKETLNEIFHDKLDIENATKILDKIKSGMIRIKTTLNSEPSPLAQLNINIGGEFLISGELEKDEILELFKERLLDTEVMLVCINCGWSSRTKVSRLRERLKYLECPKCSSKMIAVAHPIDAEEFLKAFKKLKHSKKLEKSEERAYRKLIKAADLVQSYSFDAVLALASYGTGPDTAARLLSQYRGEALLVALMEREREFIRTRRFWVDRKEEKEAEGEK, encoded by the coding sequence ATGCACATCCTCCTCAGAAAAGCCATTGAAGAAAAGTTTGGCAGACTTAATGAACTCCAGCTTAGAGCTTTTAGTGAGATTAGCTCGGGAAAGAGTGTTTTAATTATTGCTCCCACGGGAAGCGGAAAAACTGAAGCTGCTGTTCTGCCTGTTTTAGATGCAATTTTGAAGAATGAGTTAAAACCAATCTCCGCCCTATACATCGCTCCCATCAAAGCTCTGAACAGGGATCTGCTCGAGCGTTTGGAATGGTGGGAGGCTAAAACTGGAATTAGAGTTGAAGTGAGACACGGCGACACTTCGGCTTACAAAAAAGCAAAGCAGACAAAAAACCCTCCACACCTTTTGATAATCACTCCCGAAACGTTGGGAGTAATCTTAGCAATGAAATCGCTTAGAGCTTATTTAAAGAATGTGAAATTCGTTATAGTTGACGAGATAGCGGAGCTTGTTGACAATAAGAGGGGAGTACAGTTAATTTTGGGTCTTGAGCGCTTAGCTGAGATTGCAGAATTCCAGAGAATCGGATTAAGTGCAACAATTGGAAATGAGGAGGAGATAAAGGAGTGGTTAAAAGCTGATGTCATTGTAAAGCCTTCACTCAAAAAGGAGTATTCAGTAAAAGTCCTCTTCCCCTCTCCTGATGAAAGAGATTTAAAGCTTGCTGAAAAGTTAAAGCTTCCCGTAGATGTGGCAGCTCGTTTGAGGGTTCTCTGGGATATTGTTGAGAAGCATGAGAGGGCTTTGATTTTCACAAATACAAGGCAGTTTGCTGAAATCTTGGCCCACCGTTTAAAAGCTTGGGGCAAACCAGTTGAAGTTCACCATGGAAGTTTGTCAAAAGATGCAAGGATACAGGCTGAGAAATCTCTAAAAGAAGGAAAAATCAAGGCTTTAGTGTGCACTTCCTCAATGGAGCTTGGTATAGACATTGGAGATGTTGATGTTGTTATTCAGTACATGAGTCCAAGACAAGTAAATAGATTAATTCAGCGCATAGGGAGAGCAAGACATAGATTAGGAGAAGTCAGCAAGGGATATATAATCACAGCCAATGTTGAGGACTACCTTGAGAGCCTAGTTATAGCACAAAGAGCTATTGAAGGGAAGCTTGAGAGAGTTAAGCCGTACGAAAATGCTCTCGATGTCTTGGCGCACTTTGTTGTCGGTTTGCTGATTGAATACAGGCATCTGCCAAAGGATAAACCGTTTGAAATTGCCAAGAGAGCCTACCCATATAGAAACTTGAAATGGGAAGATTATGAAGGAGTTTTAAATCTCTTACAAGAGGCGCATCTGATAGGTTACGATGAAGATAAAGGTGTTCTATTCTTGAGGAGAGGAACTTATTCTTATTACTACGAGAATCTTTCAACAATTCCTGATGAGATATCTTACAGAGTTTTTGACGTTTCAAGCGGGCATATAATAGGTCGTTTGGATGAGAGCTTTGTCATGGACTTGGAGGAGGGAATGGAGTTCATAATGCACGGTAGAAGCTGGATTCTTCTCGGTATTGATGAAGAAGCAAAGCTGCTCAAAGTAAGGGAGAGCAAAAGCCTTGAGAGCGCAATTCCGAGTTGGGAAGGTGAGATGATTCCTGTTCCTTTGGAAGTTACTTTGGATGTTGGAAGACTGAAAAGGGAATTGCTGTTTGACCATGAGAGAGCGAAAAGGATTATTAAGGATGTTGAATTTAACGAGAAAGAGCTGAGAAAAGCCAAGGAAATTCTCGAAAGGCAAGAGCCTTTAAGCACAGATAGAGATGTTGGCATTGAATCCCTGCCAAAGGCTCTTGTAATCCATGCAGACTTTGGAAATCAGGTTAATGAAGCCATTGGAAGATTTGTATGGAGTTTTCTCTCAATGAGATATGGGAAAGTTTTCACAATGAGAGCACAAGCCCATGCAATTGTGTTTAAAACTCCATTCCAGCTCAATCCGAGTGAAGTGAAAAGTTATCTCCTCCAAGACGGCAGGGTTTTGCCCTTTGTGATTTCAAAAAGCTTAAGGGAGAGCACGGTTTACAGATGGAGAATGCTGAACGTTGCGAAAAGGATCGGTGCTTTGAGGAGAGAAGCTAAAATCAGAAGAGTTGAGAGGCTTTTTGAGGGTACGATAATTGAGAAGGAAACTCTAAATGAGATTTTCCATGACAAGCTCGATATCGAGAATGCAACTAAAATTTTGGACAAAATAAAAAGCGGCATGATTAGAATTAAAACCACCTTAAATTCTGAACCGTCACCATTGGCTCAGCTGAATATAAACATTGGCGGAGAGTTCTTAATCAGCGGAGAGCTTGAAAAAGACGAAATCCTTGAGCTGTTCAAAGAGAGGCTACTGGATACTGAAGTTATGCTGGTCTGTATAAACTGTGGCTGGAGCTCAAGAACGAAAGTTTCCCGCTTAAGGGAGCGCTTAAAGTATCTGGAGTGTCCCAAGTGTTCTTCAAAAATGATTGCCGTTGCTCATCCAATTGATGCAGAAGAATTCCTCAAAGCTTTTAAAAAACTCAAACACAGTAAAAAGCTGGAAAAAAGTGAGGAGAGAGCCTACAGAAAGCTAATAAAGGCAGCGGATTTAGTTCAGAGTTACAGCTTCGATGCAGTTTTGGCTTTAGCGAGCTACGGAACGGGGCCAGATACCGCAGCTAGACTTTTGAGCCAATACAGAGGTGAAGCTCTGCTTGTGGCTTTGATGGAACGTGAGAGGGAGTTCATAAGGACTAGGAGATTCTGGGTGGATAGGAAGGAGGAAAAGGAAGCTGAGGGGGAGAAGTAG